A part of Gossypium hirsutum isolate 1008001.06 chromosome A07, Gossypium_hirsutum_v2.1, whole genome shotgun sequence genomic DNA contains:
- the LOC107898814 gene encoding uncharacterized protein produces MSKEHLPEPLDFFIWTVEDVGMWLEDINLGSYRQIFKEHGVNGEYLEGMSMFTTEQILRFIRQCHMKWGDFITLCKELRRIKVACLKGEQKVHRPWWAPPCLSVVFVKVAKRNRQSRIVSLKLEQ; encoded by the exons ATGAGCAAAGAACACCTGCCTGAGCCACTCGATTTCTTCATTTGGACCGTTGAG GATGTTGGTATGTGGTTGGAAGATATAAATCTTGGCAGCTACCGCCAGATTTTCAAAGAACATGGTGTAAATGGGGAATACCTGGAAGGCATGTCTATGTTCACAACTGAACAGATTCTTAGATTTATAAGGCAATGCCATATGAAGTGGGGAGACTTCATCACTCTATGCAAGGAACTCAGGCGAATAAAGG TGGCCTGCCTTAAAGGAGAGCAAAAAGTTCACAGGCCATGGTGGGCTCCTCCTTGCCTTTCAGTAGTATTTGTCAAGGTAGCGAAGCGCAACAGACAGTCGCGTATTGTCTCCTTGAAGCTCGAACAATAA